In the genome of Lathyrus oleraceus cultivar Zhongwan6 chromosome 4, CAAS_Psat_ZW6_1.0, whole genome shotgun sequence, the window TCCCTACATCTCAGGCATTTTTGCCCGTGATAGAATCTTTTGGTTTTGAGACAGACTTGAGATACCATACACAAGGTCAAGCGTTTTGCCAATCAGTTTTTGATCACTGGGCTATTGTTCCAGGAGATCCTCTGGACAAAAGCATTGTTTTGCGCCCACTTGAACCAGCACCAATCCAGCATCTTGCCCGCGAGTTTATGGTAAAAACAAGGCGCAGGAAGGTATGgcttttttctgtttttttcCCCTCAAGAGTTGATAACTATTATTTAAATGTACTGTTTTTTACTGGGAGGTCTCGTGATGATACTCATTCTACGTTTATGTCTAATGATTTGCTCTATCCTTgagaaagaaaaaagaaaatgcgTGTACATAAAACTAGAAGATAGGGTCATGCAAACTTAGAGGAATGTTAGAAAGCATCAACTATTATAACTGGTTCCTGCAAAAGGATTTATTGTGTGTTTTTCTTGCAGGGAATGAGTGAAGATGTAAGTATAGGTAAGTTCTTTGATGAGGCTATGATGGTGGAACTTGCACAGCAGGCGGCAGATCTTCATCAACAAATGATATGATTCTTCACATTTTTTTCTGCCTGGTTTGATGTTCATTTTGGACTTAGTTTGAAATTTGGGCCCTTTTGACTGTGAAACTGGAAGCAAATGGTATGCGATACAGCAGGCAAATTATGAGTTATTTGCTTTCGAAGTTGGCATGTATTTGACACAGCTATTTACCATACTGCTGCTAGCTATTATGGCATTCAACTAGAAGTCAATTACGGTCTTTCATGGAACTGGAAAAGCTTTTAATTGCTGGTTGGGGCATGTTGTCTCTAATTCTGTTATGTTATCCCAAAAAATATAACCATTGAAATTGTATGAAAAAGTTTGTATTTATGTCTGCATACTGACATATATCAACAAAGTCCCATTTAAGATAAGGTTACTGTAAGAGAATTGTGACATGGGTCAAGACAAAAAACTAGATAATGCAGGACACTCACTTTCACTTGATTATTTTGTCTGGCCATTGGTTATGTAGTTTTACAATTTGTACAATCCCTTTCTCATGTTTTTTTAAGCTGATTGTGAAAACCAATGTATTCAATGGCATGATTCCTTTTCATTGGCTATCATATCATCATAAAGCTCATCAGTCACAATTATTCTTGTTTACTAATTTCATTTAAATAAAACCATTAAGCGCAAAAGCACACGAATAAGATGACAATTAATTTAAAGAAAACCATCAGTGTGGAGTCCCATTTACATTGATGTTCCTGTCTCCTAAATAAAGTTTAATAAACTATATCATAATTACATTGCTAAAATATTACGTGCTTCATGAAATACACGCTCATGTCTTTCTTTCCCATTGACAATGGGAAAAACAATCATACAAAAGTATaaattttatttgaatttgaatttagCCCCTTAGTGCATTATTTTCTCTACCCTACCAGCGATCACTGATCAACCCAAGATGAATCTATGTACATAATACTTTCAGCTCACAAAAAAAAAGGTATTGCTGAGAAGAATAATCTATCCTTCAAGCAGGCATTTAAGATTCTGAAGTCCTTCAGCAGATATACTTCTCCTAACTCTATTAGGCCTTTCAATAATCATAGGTGGTGGTGGATCTGATTGAAAACACACCATCACAACAGTTAAATTATCTGTTGCTCCTCTCTTTATTGCTTCACCTATTATTTCCTTGCAACATTGTTTAACATCATTATGCTGTTGAAGCCTCCTCCTAGCAAAATCGACCGCATTTTGGCTACGAAAAACATCCCATATTCCGTCGCTTCCAATTATCAAAAACTCGTCATCTTTCGTCAATGTCGTCAGTTTAAGTTCTGGCTCAGCACTCAATGGTCCACCCCTTCCACTCATTTCCTTCATTCCTTCAAGATGCCAGTTGCCTAGAGCACGCGTCACGCCTAACTGTCCATTCAAGTAACCATCGTCGACAAATCCGCCGAGCGACTCAATCCTCATCCTTTCTTTCATGCATAACGGCCTGTGATCTTTGGACATTTCTATAGCCCCTCCGGCTCGGGACAAAACAGCGCGGCAGTCTCCGGCATTAGCCACGAGTAAAGACCTTCCAAATATAATAGCAGTCAATGCAGTTGTACCAGAAGAAAGGGAAGATTCAGCAGAGCATGTTTTTGCAAACTCCGAATCAGTCTCCAAAAACGATCTCGTGACCACCTTCTCGAGTTCAAGAGGGAAGTCAGCATCCTCAACAATCACCCTCGGCAGATGATCGCGAACAAATTGCGCAGCACTCTTCCCTCCATGTCCATCAAATACCTACACAAAATACCATTCGCCTTCAATGTTAAATCCTGATCAAGATCATGTTGGATTGGAAGAGGGAAATAAATTTTATGACAATAAACCATTAACAAAATCAGTTAGAGGGCTTACACCATAAAACGAAACAGCTTCGTCGCAGACAGCATTGTAACCGAATTTCTTTGCCAAGTCTCCAATGCATATGTGAGTATCCTCCATGTAAGGCCGACCTCCGATATCAGACCACTCTCCGGACCGAAGAGTTGGAACAAAATTTATCAGGTTCTGTTTTTTCTCTGTAATCTCCGCATCTTCACAAATGCTTTCCAACTAAAATGTACACAAAAGTTATAATCATAAACATTAGCTATAGCCTTTGATAATCATTTCTAAGAGAATTTCAAGGCCTAACAACCCTTAAAAAATCATAATTTGTTTTTCAGTTTCTCTTCAACCAAAGTAACAAAACAAGCATACAAGAAAAAAAGAATAACCAATTTCTATTTCAGAAAAACAAAAGATTAAATAAAGTCAAACTTCATTTATATGTGATATAAGCTATTCTAAAAATCTTATGGAAATCAGCTAAAAACAAAATCATCTCATGGAAAAATCATAAGCTGTTTTCAGAAATTCTCTCAAACAGATGCAAATAGATAAGCTCAAATAATTCAGCTAAAAAAAAGCTTCAGTTATAATTAAAGTCTAAGAAGCCAGATTGAAAAAAACATGTTCAAAAATCAAAAGCCAGATTGTAATagaaaggaagaaaaaaaggAACAAAAGACTAACAGGAAATGAATTTGCAACACTGATCTGGCCATTGGAAACTCCAAAAGAAGAGTCTTTTTCTGAATTATCCATCTGGGCATGCAATAGATCACAATGCAAAGGCCATGAAATTCTTCTGTTATCAAGAATTTTGTCCATATTATCATTATCTTGATCAACTTGTTCATCCTCTTGCACACACATGTTGCCAACAGTAACAAACTAGTTGTTGTTAGCAAGTGGAACTCTTGCAGTTGCAGCTGTTGTAGGTTtggaaatcagaaagtaattacAAAAAGTCACTGACAGCAACAATAAAAGACTTGATATACAGTTTTATAGCTTATAATAAAAGAGAGAGAAacagaaagagaaagagaagaTTCTTAGAATATGTTGAGGAAATTGATGTGTTCTTTTTTCCTGTTTGTTTATAGTAATATTTTTAGTGTTTTTTGTGTGTtaataaaatgataataataatatTAGTGTGAAAGAGAGAAAATAGAATCTTTAGGTTTCTAGATTTTTCTATGAAAAGTGAGGTCCAAAATTGTTGGTTGGATTTATTAGGTGACTCTTTGATATTATAAAGTATAAGATTGTTAGATAATGTCATTTTCTATGGTTACCTATATCATATTGCAATCCCACTCTTTGTTTTTAATATTATTATAGTATTatttttttttttccttttctaCCTTTATGCCCTTTCACATCATACCATGTGAAAAATCTTTTGTTATATTAATAGGCAAACTTTATGCCTTTTTTAACCCTCTCTGTCTGATTCCTTTCATTGGTTTTCTTGTATCAATAATTTATCTTGACAAGTAGTATAATGGCCTGATCAAAGCTCAACTAGAAAGGATAATTTTTCTTTCAAACCAAGGAACTGCTGTGGAAATTTAGAATACATCATTTGAATTTTTTGACATTAACTGTCAACTTTATATATATTTTCTGTTGTAAAAGAGTTTTTTTTTAAGAGTACTTTAAAGCTCTCGGTAAAGAAGATTACTTTAAAAAATGATGTAGTAGGTGACAAAAGAAAGCATTTTAAAATAAATATGTTCTAAATTAGTTGAAAAAGAGAATGCTTGTAAACACGAGTGCTCttaatatttttaatatatatatatatatatatatatatatatattaatcgTGTCCATTCAATGCAATTTTTGTGTGGGGATGTGTGCACAACCAAAAAATCAGGGGGCTCAGTGTAAATCATTGAGCGAATTTTATTATGTCGCTACTTAGTAAATGATACTGACATATTTTAAATGAAAAGGATAACCTTTGGTCAGATTTGTTAACACACATGTATGGATATCTAATTCATAACATCCTTGATCATGAAACTGTAAAACCAAGGAGAAGTGAATTTTTATGGTGATGGCATTTGAAGATGGCGGGGAAGTGCAATAAAGATGATATGAACTGGTTTAATTATTTTGTGAGTGACAAACTTGGCAACGGAAAATCAATTGAGTTTTGGAATCATTGTTGGATTGAAGCGTAACCTTTGACTGTTTGTTTTCCGACTCTATTTAACGCGGTTGCAGCTCAAAATAGTCTTGTTTCTGACATGGGCTATTGGACGAACGAGCAGTGGACTTGGCAGCTTTTATCTAACAACATTATGAATCAGCAGGAAACAACTCAGCTGCACGCAGTTGATTCTGCAGCCTATCGCCCCGATTGCAGAACTGGACGACAAGTTTGTTTGGTGGAGCGATCCTTAAGTTTTTTTCTATGTGTAGCAGTTACGAGAGGCTGAGTTGTTTTGATGATCATTATTCTAATACTGATTTGGAAGTTCTGAAGGGCCTCGCAACGGTGTGGAAAACAAATgttgttagacgatagtaccgatctagaaggggggttgaatagatcagtttTAAACTTTAGCGCTTTTTAAAATGTTTTCGACGGTTGCGGAAGCACCCTAGATAGTAATCGTCTTAACGatccgttaatggaaagatcaGATATACGTGAAACCGAATGGAATTACTTAAGATAGAGAATATCAACCcctatctaaatcaatcgattaacTACTATGATTcttgatatcgttacctctaataatgcttaacacaataagagatcaaGGAAAATATTACTAAGTTTGTGCGAAATTAATTTtgtcgaacacttggtgtgcacttcACACAAAGTatcaatttcactcaaattgaatgtgcagaattttactcagttacaatcaaagtgattgcaacAATTTATCGAACAATTTTTATGCACACCAatcaagcgatattgattttactattaattttacacaaaatgtaattaatgcagaatttaaagagttaagagatagagagaatAAGACCGGATTTGTTGAGACAGTTCCcctatcgtcctcgcttagggtacgtctgccctcaattctaaatctagaattgagatgtttttattaacacgttgcaaagtcaatacaaggGAACAAATGGTCACCACCAATCAATCCCTAGAGTTGTTGCAAATCCTATTctattctctccccttgattcgagttgaaccaagtccttcaagcaCTTCGAACAAACCTCCGATTACCGCTACCTTATTGGAAGAACGCCTCGTTCTCCAAAACTTCAACTCGGCTGATTTGGAATGCAAGTCGCTTGAAtcctaagctttcttcacaatcctctgtttaccgctacttgtttgaccgaaccttccgttcttcaaacttttcactcggctgaatctgcgaagcaaatgttagtgcaaaaacccccaattcttggaggataaaacctcaagggttttattcaagaaaaacccacacaaagtctcaacccaaactaagataatcCAATCTTATTTGAACGTTATCACAACTgcaatgcacaatgctcaacaaagattatcatatgtgattattgagagatgcaatgaagaatgaagatgatgagcattttggtgtatatctttcacttttcttgttgttttgctgaagaagagacatttgaatatttatatgatgcatggacaaATAACTAACATAACATAAATATTTTGCAAAGTTACACAACATAAAATTAAGTAAAACAtgcgatgagtcgactcaaacaggggatgagtaGACTCAAATAGAGTTTAGTTCAGGGTTGAGTTGACTTGTTCGGACCTGTGGCAATATGGTTCAAATGAAAGTGGGACATGAGTCGACGTAAGGGGTGGATGAGTCGACTTACTCAAGTTTTCCAGGAATGAGTCGACCTGTGAGTTGACCTGTTCGGACCCGAAGGTTTTGctccgagtcatgagtcgactcacacAGCTTAAACTCCCAAAAATGAGTTTTGCAACATATTATGACCAATTTAAACGATCTCCTATGAACCTAGGATATTTACTATGATTAAGTGTATGATTCACATATAAGATATGCTCCTATATGGTTGAACACACGAaacctatattttgaacatgttaaaGGACAAATGCTTTCTATGCTATGATGATATTATCCAAAGACACATTGTGGGCGACTAGagaggtttgacatcattaaaataaggactaggcaTATTTTCCCTCACAAATGTCCCCATCAAAATTCATTTATTTTGGTGGAGATTACTCTTAAACAGGTTGCCGACGAGATTGTAATTGGAAAAACACGACATTATTCAAGGTAATTCTAATATTGTTTCCCCCCTCTGTCACGAGGTTGAAGAAAATGCCAACCATTTATTTATCCACTATTTGATGGTTTGGAGAAATACTTGTGCTTGGTTACAATTGGATTAGGCTCTAAATTCTGATTCAGTGGTGGATCATTTAAGGGACTTTAACCATTGGACCAATTCTATGTTTCAGGAGaaattttattgtattttatgGATTGCTATTTGTTGGATGATTTGGATATATCGAAACTCAATTTTTTTAGCAAGTCGGTTTGAGAAATCTGGACTTAGTAACGCAGATCAAAAGTTTGGTTAAGGAGTGGCTTTTGGTCAAGATGAAGGGTCAAATGGAATTATGTTGGCCAACTTGGTGTGTCAAACCAAACCTCTGCTCAttgtaattttctgttgttttttaGTTGGTTTCCCCTCTTTGTATGGGCCGAGTACCCCATGTGCTCCCTTTAATTCAATCTTTTGCTTATCGGAAAAAAAGTTAGCTTTGTGTATAAATACTATTGTGATACACTTATGAGAAATGACCATCCATTTTTTGCTCAAAAATGTATTCATTCATTTCTTCTTTCTTAACTCAAAATAAACACATGTTTCGATAAATTGGTATCGATGAGACCGATTGCAATTCAGTTAGCAATGGTAGACGGTAACACAATATCAACACAATTTCCTACAAATATACCAGTTTTCAAAGGTGAGAACTATGATAGGTGGATTGCACAAATGAAGGTCATCTTCAGCTTTTAAGATGTCGGGGGAAATTGTGCAAGAATGAGTCTCACCATTGGAGGCGAATGCGAGTGATGCCCAGAAGGCTGCACACAAGGAGCAAatgaagaaagatggaaaaacTCTCTTCTTGATTCACCAGTGTGTGGATCCAAATATATTTGAGAAGATTATAGAAGAAGAATCAACGAAAGAAGCTTGTGATAAATTAAAGAAATTGTATGGTGGTGATGAGAAACTCAAGAGAGTGAAACTACAGACCTTGAGGAAACAACTTGAGATGACTCAAATGAAGGATGACAAATCAGTTTCAAAATTATTTTTGCGCATGGTGTTGCTAACAAACATGATGAAGGTGTATGATGAATTAATCAATGATCGGCAGAAGATTGAGAAAGTATTGAGATCTTTGACTTCAAGTTTTGATTACATTGTCGTGTATATTGAAGAGTACAAGAACCTAACTGAGATGAAGTTGGACGTGTGAGTGCATTCTTCCGTTTACATATATTTTGAATGATGTGAAAACTAGGAAATATCGTTTATGCACATTGGACGGTATCATCAGAGTCTAGCTATGAATTTTAGGGTTCTTGCATTAGGAAGCATGTCAACATTGTTGGAAGTGGTCTAGAAAATATCTGTACATCAAAATATTGTGTTGAGCATGAGAAACTTGGTTTTAAGTGAACAATCCTcattataggtcgacacataagactacaggtcgacctatagaTGGATGTTTTAAACTTCAAGTTGACACATAGATGGTACAGGTCGACACATATGTTGTAGTATTAAAGTCTGCAGCTTCTGTCTCATGTGTCGAGTCTTCTGGTCGACCTATAGGTAGCTCATAACCTTACAGGTCGAGACACATGCTTCCAACAGGTCAACACATGACTTGAATATGTTGACACATGACTCATATAAGTAGACCTATTgattaatttttttgaaaaattgcaTTTGTTTGCATTCCTTTTTCTTCTTATGAGtcttacacacacacacacacacacacacacacacaaacacacacacacacacacacacacacacacacgcaaacacacatacacacacacacacacacacacacacacaaacacacacacacacatatacatGGTACTTGCATAATTCTCTAGCAAGGcttctagagtgagtaaaacctacataAATCCAGGATTTTAAAGCATCTtatcatcttcaattcaatctatgcatccacacaatcaaactacacataattatattttgattgggtgccatctagattaggattgataacatccaattaggtttgttgtaccgagaatattgggttgagaacttttagggattcaaataagaaaaccaaggtgaggttttccttcaagatctttagtGTTTGAAagttttggacaagattgtgcaattcaGATCTGATCAAGTGAAATCCATGGGACTAGGTGTGTCGtgcaagggagtagcgtgaaacGGTGAATCATGTTGACAAATATTGGTTTTAACAAGTGTGCACTTGGGATTAATTCATCTaggtgaaagccttgagacaaggaggtcGTGCAAGAAAGTAATAACAACAGGTGAATTGAAGCGACATTGTTGGTgtcttgatcaatctttgataAAGGGTTTTGGAGatgctagagtcaagaacaaacttagggtttatgggatttgatttctcatctcctgtatacatacattttcaaattaagatttattatattaatatctcaattttaattcgaattgagggaagacgtacccatagcgaggtcgaCTGGGGAACTAtctaaacaaatccttgtgtactctctctctctctctctctctctctctctctctctctctttctctctttaTATCTATCTATCAATCTCTTTTACTTTTCAGTTCACAAATTGTCgattactttgatctcttgatcaacattgtttGGATAATAATTTTTGAATTATTGTGAAATTTGTTTTGTTATAGTAATCACATACCTTTTGGTAgtgattggatttctaagaaCTATAAACACTATACAAACATCAAAGCTTTATTAATCGCACACAAAGTGTTCCACACATTGTTTCAACTAGTTTTTTGTGTGTCgttatcattggagatagaccGTTACTATAGTAGAGTATTAAGTTTAGTGTTTGAAGTGTTGATTAATcgacttgtggattattatcataccattgGCAATCTTACGCATATCCAGGCTTTTCAATAGTAGGTTCGGTTAGAAGATTTTGGATCCGggaaaatatttgaaacttgcttccgcgCCATAAATTTTTCTAAATCAAAATTTTGAATAAATgtttaacttgggatctattcacccccttTAGATCTAGGCCTATCATCTAACATGAAGAACTTCAAGCTTAATTAGAAGCTCATGAGATGAGATTGAAACAGAGGAACTTAAAAAGGGAGAAGGTAGTTGAACAAGCATTGCATGTAAGATTCATAAAGAAGTATGGAAAAGAAAAGGTGAAGCAAATAAAGAATCTTGCTAATGATGAGAATTCAAGCAAGAATTTAAAGAATCACACTGATTCAATCAAGAAAGGATTGTATAACAAATATTCAATGAAGATAGTTGACAGGAAGGAGGTCCAATGCTACAATTGTCAAAGACTTGGTCGTTATGAAAGAGACTGTAAATTTCCCAAGAAGTCGAGGACAAAAGGAAAGGAATATGTTCAGTTTGCTCATGCAGGAGGAAGTGATTCAGATGATGTGATGCTAATGGCTAATACTCAAACTAGTGATGATCTAGCTAGGGTGTGGTGTTTGGATTCAGGATGCAACAATCACATGACTGGCAATAAAAGATGGTTCATCATGTTGGGTGAATCAGTTAAGAAGGAAATTAGATTTGTAGATGAGAGGCATTTTACATCAGAAGAAAAAGGAAATATCAAAGTAGTGATAAAAGACGGTCAGAAGGCAGTCATCATTGATGTCCTATATGCGCCCTCTATAACAAGTAACCTGATTAGAATTGATTAGTTACTTGCAAACAGGTACAACATAAAGATGATGGACAATAAAATGAAGGTGTTTAATGGTGAATGAAGATTCATACTAAGGGAACCATTAGTAGACAACAAAACCTTTAAGATTGAAATTGACATGGTTGATCACCAATGTCTTGCTTCGACTACATCAGAAGACAAGAATTAGTTGTGACACCACATGTATGGACACTTGAACTTTAAAAATTGAAGTATGCTTAACATGAAGAAAATGGTGTATGGTCTACCTCAGTTAAAGGAGCCAAGTCATATATGTGAAGAATGTTGCAgagcaaagcaagcaaggaaaTCATTCAAGCATGATTTAACTATGAAGGCCAAGAAAAGGCTGGAAATTATGCATTCATATGTGTGTAAACCTTTTGAAGTCAGGTTGAATATAGGTAACCATTGCTTTCTAACTTTCACATATGAGTTTACAAGACATATGTGGATTTATCTAATCGAGAGGAAGAGTGAAGTGCTCACAAAGTTCAAGATACTTAAGTTGCATGTTGAAAAATAAAGTGATTGCAATATTAAAAAATTGAGAACTGATGGCAGATGTGAGTATACTTCAATGGAATTTGCAAGATCGTGAAACGAGGAACGTATAAAGCACGAGCTCATTGGACATTATACATctcaacataatggaatagcTGAGAGGAAAAATAGAAGTATAGTGAACATGACAATGAGTATGTTGAAAGCCAAAGACTTTTTGGGGATAAGTAGTTTCGACATCAGTGTACATACTCAACAAATGTACAAAAAAGAAAATAAGGAACAAGACACCTTATGAGGCTTGGGCATGGCTAAAGCCAAATGTTAATCATCTTAGAGTATTTGGATCAATATGCTTCAGTCATGTACCTAAGAAATTGAGCAGGAATCTAGATGATCGAAGTCAAGCCATGGTGCTCATAGGTTATCATTCAACTAGTGTATACAAGTTATATTCACCAAATGATGATAAACTAGTGATCAATAAGGATGTTCTGGTGGTCGAAAGAAAAGGGTGAAATTTGACTCAGGGTTCAATTTAACATGAGCAAGAGACACTACCAACAATGCTTGAAGAAGACCAGAAAAATGAAGCCACAACCACTCAAAATGAAGAACCACTCGAGCAAAATGTTAGAAGATCGTCTAGATCAAGAATTTAGTCGACAAGACTAGCTGGATATAAGAGATTTCCAGATCAAGCAATTGATGTAGATGGTGACCTCATAGAAGAAGTGACGATGATGGATGAATCAGAACTAATTAATTTGGATCAGGCCATCCATGATTAAAATTGGTTGGCAGTCATGAAAGAAGAACTTAGTGAAATTAAGAAGAACAAAACCTGGGAGTTTGTAAAAAGTTCTAGCAAAAAGCCAATCGATGTGAAATGGGTTTTCAAGATAAAGATGAGGCCAAATGGTGAAATTTCCAAGCATAAGGAAAGACTAGTGACAAGAGGTTCTCTACAAAAGCTTGGTATCAACTTCAATGAAGTCTATGCATTTGTTGCATGGTTGGAAACAATCAGGACCATTGTGTCAACTGCAACATACAAAGGATAGAAGATACACCAATTAGATGTTAAGTTAGAATTTTTGAATGGACCATTAGAAGAAGAGGTCTACATCAGTCAACCACCAGGACTCGAAATCAAAGGACAGGAGCAGAAGGTGTACCGATTGAGGAAGGCTTTATATGGCTTGAAGTAAGCCTAAAGAGATTTGAATAACAAAATCGATGGTTTCCTGATCAAGTCAGGGTTCAAAAAATATGTTTTAGAGCATGAAGTATATGCCAATGATGCAGACAGAGTCAATCAAATCATCCTATGTCTATATGTGGATGATTTATTGATCACAGGATCCGAGATGAAAAGATCATGAAGTGCAAGGCTGAGATGATGCATGAATTTTAAATGTTTCGCCTAGGAAACTTGTTGTATTTTTTAGGGATTAAATTAAAAGAGATAATCTATGAAGTGTTCTTGCACCAATAGAAGTATTCTCAAGATATCTTGAGAAGATTCAAGATGAGCAACTATAATGCATCATCACACCATTGGAGACAATAGCGAAGTTGAAAAGAGAAACAAATTATGAGTTTGTAATTGCAACATTATACGAACAAATCATTAGATCTCTAAGGTACTCAATACCAGACCTGACATTTGCGAAAGTGTTAGTACTTTAAGCAAGTTTATGGATAAGCCATAAGAATATCATCTCACTGTAGTCAAAAGGGTGTTGAGATACATAAAGGGAACAATGGATCATGGATTGCTAATGCCAAAGCAGAAGATCAACAACAAAGCTGCAAAAGTGTATGGCTATACAAATTCTGACTTTAGCTGAGACCAAGATGAAAGGAAAAGTACTGCAGGCTACGTATTCATGGCACCAGCCTTCTACCTCAATCCCACAAAGCATTTCTGAGAACCTGCTTCAACAACTTGTCAGACATTGACAAAGATTATATGCCATACGCAttaagcaatagagaagggaTGAGAGGGAGCATTCCTATCCTCATTCGGAATATTTTGGGTACGGGACGAGTGAACCAGTTTCTTAGAgtattcacctatattcatagaATTTAGTGCAATTCCAGTCAATTCACTGTCCAGTTTGCAACTAGCCTTGTGGCTCCTATTTTCCACTCTTTTTGGTTTGAACACCTTTACAATTTCCTTCTTGGGATACACCTTTATGGTTAAACCCCTTCCTTCTTGGGACtcacctttatggttaaccccttTCCTTCTTGAaacacacctttatggttaaccccctcTATTCcttgggacacacctttatggttaaccccttccttcttgggacacacctttatggtgAACCCCCTTCCTTCTTGGaacacacctttatggttaacctCATTCCTCTTGGGACACACCACTATGGTTAACCCCATTCCTTCTTGGGACccacctttatggttaacccccatCCTCTTGGGACATATCTATATGGTTAATCCCTTCCTTCctgggacacacctttatggttaacccccatTCTTTCTTAGTTTAAACCCCACAATATCtttcctttggtttaaacaccgcTTCAGTCAGTTTCTAGCTCTttccggtttaaacaccacccctAATCTATCTCTCTTTAAGTCTTTGTCATATGAACTACGGAGATCTGACtttcttattgcactatgaggatacgtaggcacgaggatgcaaatccttggcgagcactttCATTTCTTTTTCCCCCTTTCTCTCTCTGGTTTCACAAACTACGAGGCTCTAACTTTCTCATTGgactatgaga includes:
- the LOC127073453 gene encoding probable protein phosphatase 2C 27; this encodes MCVQEDEQVDQDNDNMDKILDNRRISWPLHCDLLHAQMDNSEKDSSFGVSNGQISVANSFPLESICEDAEITEKKQNLINFVPTLRSGEWSDIGGRPYMEDTHICIGDLAKKFGYNAVCDEAVSFYGVFDGHGGKSAAQFVRDHLPRVIVEDADFPLELEKVVTRSFLETDSEFAKTCSAESSLSSGTTALTAIIFGRSLLVANAGDCRAVLSRAGGAIEMSKDHRPLCMKERMRIESLGGFVDDGYLNGQLGVTRALGNWHLEGMKEMSGRGGPLSAEPELKLTTLTKDDEFLIIGSDGIWDVFRSQNAVDFARRRLQQHNDVKQCCKEIIGEAIKRGATDNLTVVMVCFQSDPPPPMIIERPNRVRRSISAEGLQNLKCLLEG
- the LOC127136066 gene encoding uncharacterized protein LOC127136066, which codes for MRLKQRNLKREKVVEQALHVRFIKKYGKEKVKQIKNLANDENSSKNLKNHTDSIKKGLYNKYSMKIVDRKEVQCYNCQRLGRYERDCKFPKKSRTKGKEYVQFAHAGGSDSDDVMLMANTQTSDDLARVWCLDSGCNNHMTGNKRWFIMLGESVKKEIRFVDERHFTSEEKGNIKVVIKDGQKAVIIDVLYAPSITSNLIRID